The following are encoded in a window of Salinibacter grassmerensis genomic DNA:
- a CDS encoding CRISPR-associated endoribonuclease Cas6, translated as MKVQFDLDIEPRLHPFNYGELLGRAFYDRAPSYAHHDGLSLHSIGWIQGQADVTRHGFVFSEPATWSLGVAEREPLEEFLASVDENAEILEGIAIDSVTVVEPPTGTATYFAESPILVRDDGDHLRYDAPQADEYVTTTTRSKLDALGIPEEAAQEVEVSFSEERNPSTKVVQVGDLEFRGNLCPVEVTAPLPDLHGLVMSVGLGGLTGMGMGSIIPMSYARS; from the coding sequence CAACTATGGGGAGCTCTTGGGTCGGGCCTTCTACGACCGGGCTCCCTCTTACGCCCATCATGATGGGCTCAGCCTGCACTCCATTGGGTGGATTCAGGGGCAGGCAGATGTGACACGACACGGATTTGTCTTCAGTGAGCCTGCTACGTGGAGCCTCGGGGTCGCCGAGCGCGAACCCCTTGAAGAATTTCTGGCATCTGTCGACGAGAACGCTGAAATCCTGGAAGGCATCGCCATCGATAGCGTCACGGTCGTGGAGCCCCCTACTGGCACAGCGACTTACTTCGCCGAGAGCCCGATTCTGGTGCGGGATGACGGCGACCACCTGCGCTACGACGCCCCCCAGGCAGACGAGTACGTGACCACAACCACCCGCTCAAAGCTTGACGCGCTCGGCATTCCCGAAGAAGCAGCCCAGGAAGTCGAGGTGTCATTTTCTGAGGAGCGCAATCCAAGCACCAAGGTAGTGCAGGTGGGTGACTTGGAGTTTCGAGGCAACCTCTGTCCCGTCGAGGTGACAGCCCCGCTACCCGACCTGCACGGACTTGTGATGAGTGTCGGTCTAGGGGGACTGACCGGAATGGGAATGGGTTCGATTATTCCCATGTCGTACGCTCGCTCGTAG